A single Panthera tigris isolate Pti1 chromosome A3, P.tigris_Pti1_mat1.1, whole genome shotgun sequence DNA region contains:
- the DEFB121 gene encoding beta-defensin 121 gives MKRILLVLTVSLLLAQVTQARHCWKKLGRCRTTCKDSEVFYLLCNDETKCCVNPKRVPVKTRSLKPTGSLE, from the exons ATGAAGCGTATTCTCCTGGTTTTGACTGTTAGCCTGCTCCTGGCCCAGGTTACCCAAG CCAGGCACTGCTGGAAAAAGTTGGGAAGGTGCAGAACAACGTGTAAAGACAGCGAAGTATTCTACCTGTTATGCAATGATGAGACTAAGTGTTGTGTCAACCCCAAGCGTGTACCTGTCAAAACTAGATCCTTGAAGCCAACCGGAAGCCTGGAGTAA
- the LOC102948662 gene encoding beta-defensin 119, translating to MKLLLFLLILLAMEPVVSGRHHTLRCMGNMGICRPSCRKSEQPYLYCLNYQSCCLQSYMRISISGRETKNDWSQQNRWPKIP from the exons ATGAAGttacttctgtttcttctcatccTTCTGGCCATGGAACCAGTGGTCTCAG gcAGACATCACACTCTTCGATGCATGGGAAACATGGGAATCTGTAGACCCTCTTGCAGAAAGTCTGAACAACCCTACCTCTACTGCTTAAATTATCAGTCATGCTGCCTCCAGTCCTACATGAGGATAAGCATTTCTGGCAGAGAGACGAAAAATGACTGGAGCCAACAGAATCGCTGGCCAAAAATACCTTGA